Below is a window of Pyrobaculum aerophilum str. IM2 DNA.
GGCGGGTAAAGACGTTGCATATGTAAAATTAGAGTGGGTAAAATACGGCTGGGATCTCGGCGAGTATATAAAACACTACGGCGTTAAAATAAAAGAATTTGTGGGCAATGACGGCGGAATGCACAGCGCTATCGTCTTGCTCGATGACGGCGAGTTGTTGTGGAGTTATAGTTCTGCCTACAGAAACCTAATAAGGGATATTAGGGGGAGACAAATTATTGCGGCCTTTAGGGAATTTGACGCAGACACTGCTACATTACTCTTTGGAGATGGCTTTATCATGTATTTACAACGCAAGACAGCCACAAAGCCCCTGGTAAAAACGCCCCTGGGGCTCGGTTTTATTGGCAAAACTGCGGAGGTCGTGGTGATTTAACTTGACACTAAGGGGAGCAGGGCTAGGAAATTATTAATGCCGTGTAGCGCCATGGCTGACACCACGCCGCCTCTCTTAAACGCAAATGTTAGTATAACTCCATAGACAAAGTAAAGAGGTATGAGATAAGGGAGGCCGTGGACTGCGGCGAATGCTAGAGAATTGCCCACATAACCCACTAAAGCCCCAGCCCTTTTTTCAAGCTCTGCGTACAGCATGGCGCGGAAGATTGTTTCTTCCACAAGCGGGGCGAGAACTACAGCGGTAATAAAAAAGTAAATTTTCCACTGGGGGCACTGGGCGAGTAATTGAAGTAGCGCCTCCGTCATTGCGTTATATCGGCTTAACAGCGGCTCTAGGGCTAGCTCCACGGTCCATACGCCGGCGAACATTAACAGCGATATAGCGAAGTACTTTGGTTTAATTTTAAACGGCTTGGCGTAATAAACAACGGGGATTAGGGCTAAGTACGCCGCGGCGAGCGAGGCGGGGATGCCACACTGTGGGAGCAACAAGGCGGCGAAGCCCATTGCGGTGAACATTATTGGCAACGACAAGGCGAGGATTAGTAAGCGCATATATTTATAGATGTGAGGTATAAAAAACGTGGAAATAGAGGTGGCCGCCTCTGCTGTCGGTAAAAAGAAGTTCTACATAGACGTGACAAATTGGGAAAAAGTAGAGAGGCACTACAGGCCCTTTTTAGTAAACGCAGGTTGGCCGCAGGGACTAACAAATAGCGTAAGAGACATTAAGAGTTATATGGAAGAAATAGCCCAGATATATAAAGAGGCCGTTGAGGCCGCGGGGAGGGCTAGTAGGGATTTTGTGAAAAACGTGGCGAGGGTCTGGCCTCTGAGGTTTATACTCCCCACTAGGCTGGAGATAGGCGCAGAGGCTCTAAGAGAGGCTAGGGGTTATTGGGAGATAAAGACGCATATAGAGAACGTATTGGGCAAAAAATTCCACGCGTGGGGAGAGGTGTATACGGGAAGAGTCGCCGTTGAGATAAAAAACGGCGTTGTGTACATAGGCGGGACTCCGTCTTTGGGCCATACATATCTCCAGCTAATTGGCGTATTTACCCTGTAGATATACTGGCTCTGTCGCCGTATTTCAATTTAATTAGTTCAATGAGCCTATCTGAGGCCTTGGAGACTAAGGCCTCGGCCTCCTCCTTACTCCCGGCGCTGGCGTAAATATGTATATGTAAGAGAGGCGCGTTTACCTCAAATCCCCTCGGGTGGGATTTTACATACACTCTCTTGTCTAATCTCATGACTTCTCTTATCACGGGGGCTATGTCTGCCTCTGGCACCCCCCTCACCACCACTTCCCTCTCCGAGAAATACACAGGAGGCCCGCGC
It encodes the following:
- a CDS encoding ATP-binding protein, whose translation is MKPGEELDLIELDKLDMGKDFKIILSRVLNGSNVYIVGPPGSGKTAMLRKLGLYLSRAGKDVAYVKLEWVKYGWDLGEYIKHYGVKIKEFVGNDGGMHSAIVLLDDGELLWSYSSAYRNLIRDIRGRQIIAAFREFDADTATLLFGDGFIMYLQRKTATKPLVKTPLGLGFIGKTAEVVVI
- a CDS encoding CPBP family intramembrane glutamic endopeptidase — its product is MRLLILALSLPIMFTAMGFAALLLPQCGIPASLAAAYLALIPVVYYAKPFKIKPKYFAISLLMFAGVWTVELALEPLLSRYNAMTEALLQLLAQCPQWKIYFFITAVVLAPLVEETIFRAMLYAELEKRAGALVGYVGNSLAFAAVHGLPYLIPLYFVYGVILTFAFKRGGVVSAMALHGINNFLALLPLVSS